The following proteins are co-located in the Vidua macroura isolate BioBank_ID:100142 chromosome 1, ASM2450914v1, whole genome shotgun sequence genome:
- the LOC128808044 gene encoding NAD(P)(+)--arginine ADP-ribosyltransferase 2-like, which produces MALLARMLALLAMTLATTAIKVVPLDMARDSFDDQYRGCGHAMNAALPALYNFEYQKNPHFAWGWFHADAEWHKRGSPVSPLPSPWHAVAVMAYTSQDVYKEFNAAVRAAGRSRQEYRNNFHFKTLHFLLTKALVTLRHAQKRQCHHVFRGVRDVHFKARRGQRVRFGQFTSTSPRKEIALRFGTDTVFQVHTCHGVDIRQFSMYPGEEEVLIPPFETFKVTKVIWDGKRTWISLRSTGTFSKYNCEWLSGGSVPRAPCHLQGFLLATTALAMATRIL; this is translated from the exons ATGGCCCTCCTGGCTCGcatgctggctctgctggcaaTGACCTTGGCCACTACAGCCATCAAGGTGGTGCCCCTGGACATGGCCCGGGACTCCTTCGATGACCAGTACCGGGGCTGCGGACATGCCATGAACGCGGCGTTGCCGGCCCTCTACAACTTTGAGTACCAGAAGAATCCTCACTTTGCCTGGGGCTGGTTCCATGCTGATGCTGAGTGGCACAAGCGGGGctctcctgtgtcccctctgccgTCCCCATGGCACGCCGTCGCTGTCATGGCCTACACGTCGCAGGACGTGTACAAGGAGTTCAACGCGGCCGTGCGCGCGGCCGGGCGCTCCCGCCAGGAATACCGGAACAACTTCCACTTCAAAACGCTGCATTTCCTGCTGACCAAGGCCCTGGTGACACTGAGGCACGCTCAGAAGCGGCAGTGTCACCACGTGTTCCGGGGCGTGCGTGACGTTCATTTCAAGGCGCGGCGTGGCCAGAGGGTCCGCTTTGGTCAATTCACGTCGACGTCGCCGCGCAAAGAGATTGCTCTGCGCTTTGGGACGGACACGGTTTTCCAGGTTCACACCTGCCATGGTGTGGACATCCGGCAGTTTTCCATGTAtccaggggaggaggaggtgctgatcCCACCCTTCGAGACCTTCAAGGTCACCAAAGTCATCTGGGATGGAAAGAGGACATGGATCAGTCTCCGCTCCACCGGGACCTTCAGCAAATACAACTGCGAGTGGCTGT CTGGCGggagtgtccccagggctcctTGCCACCTCCAAGGATTCCTCCTGGCCACCACGGCCCTGGCAATGGCCACCCGGATCCTCTGA
- the LOC128808049 gene encoding NAD(P)(+)--arginine ADP-ribosyltransferase 2-like: MALLARTLALLAMTLATTAIKVVPLDMARDSFDDQYRGCGHAMNAALPALYNFEYQKNPHFAWGWFHADAEWRKRGSPVSPLPSPWHAVAVMAYTSQDVYKEFNAAVRAAGRSRQEYRNNFHFKTLHFLLTKALVALRHAQKRQCHHVFRGVRDVHFKARRGQRVRFGQFTSTSPRKEIALRFGTDAVFQVHTCHGVDIRQFSMYPGEEEVLIPPFETFKVTKVIWDGKRTWISLRSTGTFSKYNCEWLSGGSVPRAPCHLQGFLLATTALAMATWIL; the protein is encoded by the exons ATGGCCCTCCTGGCTCGcaccctggctctgctggcaaTGACCTTGGCCACTACAGCCATCAAGGTGGTGCCCCTGGACATGGCCCGGGACTCCTTCGATGACCAGTACCGGGGCTGCGGACATGCCATGAACGCGGCGTTGCCGGCCCTCTACAACTTTGAGTACCAGAAGAATCCTCACTTTGCCTGGGGCTGGTTCCATGCTGATGCTGAGTGGCGCAAACGGGGctctcctgtgtcccctctgccgTCCCCATGGCACGCCGTCGCTGTCATGGCCTACACGTCGCAGGACGTGTACAAGGAGTTCAACGCGGCCGTGCGCGCGGCCGGGCGCTCCCGCCAGGAATACCGGAACAACTTCCACTTCAAAACGCTGCATTTCCTGCTGACCAAGGCCCTGGTGGCACTGAGGCACGCTCAGAAGCGGCAGTGTCACCACGTGTTCCGGGGCGTGCGTGACGTTCATTTCAAGGCGCGGCGTGGCCAGAGGGTCCGCTTTGGTCAATTCACGTCGACGTCGCCGCGCAAAGAGATTGCTCTGCGCTTTGGGACGGACGCGGTTTTCCAGGTTCACACCTGCCATGGTGTGGACATCCGGCAGTTTTCCATGTAtccaggggaggaggaggtgctgatcCCGCCCTTCGAGACCTTCAAGGTCACCAAAGTCATCTGGGATGGAAAGAGGACATGGATCAGTCTCCGCTCCACCGGGACCTTCAGCAAATACAACTGCGAGTGGCTGT CTGGCGggagtgtccccagggctcctTGCCACCTCCAAGGATTCCTCCTGGCCACCACGGCCCTGGCAATGGCCACCTGGATCCTCTGA
- the LOC128808030 gene encoding NAD(P)(+)--arginine ADP-ribosyltransferase 2-like, producing MAPLAHTLALLAVTMATAAIKVVPLDMAQNSFDDQYLNCGPAMTAALPALNSSEFQENKNFAQVWVKATAEWQKRGSSSSTLSPAQAIALMAYTMNDVYREFNSAVREAGRSSQEYRNNFHFKTLHFLLTQALQKLRRPNDCQNVFRGVRNYHFEVYTGKKVRFGQFASTSQSKEVSQHYGADTMFEVYTCHGVDIQKFSYNESQKEVLIPPFETFEVIDVKTEGSTKNIELRSAGNSSNYNCEWLRGGSLLRNFPHLGGLLLATVAMAVGIGTSEP from the exons ATGGCCCCCCTGGCTCacaccctggcactgctggcagtgacCATGGCCACTGCAGCCATCAAGGTGGTGCCCCTGGACATGGCCCAGAACTCCTTTGATGACCAGTACCTGAACTGCGGCCCTGCCATGACCGCAGCGTTGCCGGCCCTCAACAGCTCTGAGTTCCAGGAGAACAAGAACTTTGCCCAGGTCTGGGTGAAGGCCACGGCCGAGTGGCAGAAGCGGGGCTCCTCTTCAtccactctgtccccagcccaggccaTCGCCCTCATGGCCTACACCATGAACGACGTGTACCGGGAGTTCAACAGTGCCGTGCGCGAGGCTGGACGCTCCAGCCAGGAATACCGGAACAACTTCCACTTCAAAACGCTGCATTTCCTGCTGACCCAGGCCCTCCAGAAGCTGAGACGCCCTAATGACTGTCAGAATGTGTTCCGGGGGGTGAGAAACTACCACTTTGAGGTGTACACTGGCAAGAAAGTCCGCTTCGGTCAATTCGCTTCGACGTCGCAGAGCAAAGAGGTCTCCCAGCATTATGGGGCAGACACAATGTTTGAGGTGTACACGTGCCATGGTGTGGACATCCAGAAGTTCTCCTACAATGAAAGTCAGAAGGAAGTGCTGATCCCACCCTTCGAGACCTTCGAGGTCATTGATGTCAAGACGGAAGGGAGCACGAAGAACATTGAGCTTCGCTCTGCCGGGAACTCCAGCAACTACAACTGCGAGTGGCTGCGAG GTGGGAGCCTCCTCAGGAACTTTCCCCATCTTGGAGGACTTCTCTTGGCTACCGTGGCCATGGCAGTGGGCATTGGAACCTCTGAGCCGTGA